The following proteins are co-located in the Acidimicrobiales bacterium genome:
- the hisS gene encoding histidine--tRNA ligase has product MAKSSFQALPGTRDLQSPDTDRMRALVAIFAEEATAAGFGQVIPPMFEDVRVFDRLGEASDVVSKELYAFEDKGGRQIALRPEFTASVCRIFAEQRPMTPWKVWYSGPNFRYDKPQKGRYRQFDQVGAESIGTHDPDVDTELIALANRFYERIGLTKVTLLMNSLGDAGDRPRYLEALRAHFEANLDALSEQSRATLAVNPLRVLDSKRPGDAELIAAAPFLSDYLSDDASVAFERVCAGLDALGVAYQLAPRLVRGLDYYTRTTFEFAADGLDAAQNAVGGGGRYDGLIADLGGPEEPGVGFALGVDRTLLACDAEEAFAAPDSSMDVWVVSTTDGLEALGITDELRRSDLRADRSFDGRSMRAQMKAANRSDAGVAVIVGEDEAANDTVTIRPLRTEGDQITVPRSQLVTAVKEMLQS; this is encoded by the coding sequence ATGGCCAAGTCGAGTTTTCAAGCACTGCCGGGTACCCGCGACCTCCAATCGCCCGACACCGATCGGATGCGAGCGCTCGTTGCGATCTTCGCCGAAGAGGCAACGGCAGCCGGCTTCGGCCAGGTGATCCCCCCGATGTTCGAAGACGTTCGCGTGTTCGATCGACTCGGCGAGGCGAGCGACGTCGTGTCGAAGGAGCTGTATGCCTTCGAGGACAAGGGCGGGCGCCAGATTGCGCTCCGGCCCGAGTTCACCGCCTCGGTCTGCCGCATCTTCGCCGAGCAGCGTCCGATGACCCCGTGGAAGGTCTGGTACTCCGGCCCGAACTTCCGCTACGACAAGCCGCAGAAAGGGCGCTATCGCCAATTCGACCAGGTCGGCGCCGAGTCGATCGGCACCCACGATCCCGATGTCGACACCGAGCTGATCGCCCTCGCCAACCGCTTCTATGAGCGGATCGGCCTCACCAAGGTCACGCTCTTGATGAACTCGCTCGGTGACGCCGGCGACCGGCCTCGCTACCTCGAGGCGCTTCGTGCCCACTTCGAGGCGAACCTCGACGCCCTGTCCGAGCAGAGCCGGGCCACCCTGGCGGTCAACCCGCTCCGGGTCCTCGACTCCAAACGTCCGGGCGACGCCGAGCTGATCGCTGCGGCGCCGTTCCTGTCCGACTACCTGTCCGACGACGCCTCGGTTGCATTCGAGCGAGTCTGCGCCGGCCTCGATGCGCTCGGCGTCGCCTATCAGCTGGCGCCACGTCTGGTGCGAGGCCTCGACTACTACACCCGGACCACGTTCGAATTCGCCGCCGACGGGCTCGACGCCGCCCAGAATGCCGTTGGTGGCGGCGGCCGCTACGACGGCCTGATCGCAGATCTCGGCGGTCCCGAGGAACCCGGAGTCGGGTTCGCACTCGGCGTCGACCGCACCCTGCTCGCCTGCGATGCCGAGGAGGCGTTCGCTGCTCCCGACTCGTCGATGGACGTGTGGGTGGTGTCGACCACCGACGGTCTCGAGGCCCTGGGCATCACCGACGAGCTTCGTCGGTCCGACCTGCGGGCCGACCGCAGCTTCGACGGTCGCTCGATGCGAGCCCAGATGAAGGCGGCGAACCGATCCGATGCTGGGGTCGCCGTCATCGTCGGCGAAGACGAAGCGGCGAACGACACCGTCACCATCCGACCCCTACGAACCGAAGGTGACCAGATCACCGTGCCGCGGTCACAGCTCGTGACCGCCGTGAAGGAGATGCTCCAATCATGA
- a CDS encoding bifunctional (p)ppGpp synthetase/guanosine-3',5'-bis(diphosphate) 3'-pyrophosphohydrolase, with amino-acid sequence MVSAHRVLPWRRERQPLADDIGDLVVGFQGRRRDEQIDFVARAYRMAAEAHANQRRKSGEPYIVHPVAVAKIVAGLGLDEYTIAAALLHDAVEDTTCTVLDIEAAFGPEVAAIVDGVTKLDRLHFNSKEAQQAATFRKMLVAMSKDLRVLLIKLCDRLHNLRTIGAMPRWKQERAARETLDVYAPLAHRLGIQEVKTQLEDLSFAALHPKRYATIEHLVAERAPERNIYLTQVLEDVRFRLQELNIDAEVTGREKHLYSIYEKMVLKGKEFDEIHDLVGIRVIVDSVRDCYAALGSIHATWKPVQGRFKDYVAMPKFNLYQSLHTTVVGPQGKPIEVQIRTADMHNRAEFGVASHFLYKDRTTARGSDTAAGQLDLPWLARIIDWEKETSDPDEFMASLKIDLDQDEVFVFTPKGDVFTLVTGSTPIDFAYAIHTDIGHKTVGAKVNGRLVALSEELHSGETVEIFTSKSESAGPSKDWLLFVRTPKASSKIKQWFSRERREDAIAQGQDDLQKALRRDGLPVQKILGSNVLETVAEKLNYADVTALYAAIGEHHVTGQSISARVARELESASGSRVEESIPATVNRPRRRSRQAIGVHVEGLDDVLVRLSRCCTPVPGDEIVGFVTRGRGVSVHRSDCANAQSLVTSQNDRVIDVEWDTEREAGYFIASIEVKAYDRSRLLSDVTAHFSDNHINILSASTLTGTDRIARLRFDFEIADPSHLENLLRSLRKIDTVYDAYRIMPGKGA; translated from the coding sequence ATGGTGAGTGCCCACCGAGTGTTGCCATGGCGGCGGGAGCGTCAACCGCTCGCGGACGACATCGGTGATCTCGTCGTCGGGTTCCAGGGCAGGCGGCGCGACGAGCAGATCGACTTCGTCGCCCGGGCGTACCGGATGGCCGCCGAGGCCCACGCGAACCAGCGACGCAAGTCCGGCGAGCCCTACATCGTGCACCCGGTCGCCGTGGCCAAGATCGTGGCCGGCCTCGGCCTCGACGAATACACGATTGCGGCGGCCCTGCTCCACGATGCCGTCGAAGACACCACGTGCACCGTGCTCGACATCGAGGCCGCCTTCGGCCCCGAGGTGGCGGCGATCGTCGACGGTGTCACCAAGCTCGACCGCCTCCACTTCAACTCCAAGGAAGCCCAGCAGGCGGCCACCTTCCGCAAGATGCTGGTGGCGATGTCGAAGGACCTCCGTGTCCTGCTGATCAAGCTGTGCGACCGACTCCACAACCTCCGCACGATCGGTGCGATGCCCAGGTGGAAGCAGGAACGGGCCGCCCGCGAGACGCTCGACGTCTACGCTCCGCTGGCCCATCGTCTCGGCATCCAAGAGGTCAAGACCCAGCTCGAAGACCTCAGCTTCGCCGCCCTCCACCCCAAGCGCTACGCAACGATCGAGCATCTGGTGGCCGAGCGGGCGCCCGAGCGCAACATCTATCTCACGCAGGTTCTCGAAGACGTCCGGTTCCGGTTGCAGGAACTCAACATCGACGCCGAGGTCACCGGGCGCGAGAAGCACCTCTACTCGATCTACGAGAAGATGGTGCTCAAGGGCAAGGAGTTCGACGAGATCCACGATCTGGTCGGCATTCGCGTCATCGTCGATTCGGTCCGCGATTGCTATGCCGCACTCGGCTCGATCCACGCCACCTGGAAGCCGGTGCAGGGCCGGTTCAAGGACTACGTGGCCATGCCCAAGTTCAACCTCTACCAGTCGCTGCACACCACGGTCGTCGGTCCGCAGGGCAAGCCCATCGAGGTCCAGATCCGCACCGCCGACATGCACAACCGTGCCGAGTTCGGCGTGGCCTCGCACTTCCTCTACAAGGACCGCACCACGGCGCGGGGGAGCGACACCGCTGCCGGGCAGTTGGACCTCCCGTGGCTGGCCAGGATCATCGACTGGGAGAAGGAGACCAGCGATCCCGACGAGTTCATGGCGAGCCTCAAGATCGATCTCGATCAGGATGAGGTCTTCGTCTTCACGCCGAAGGGCGACGTCTTCACGCTCGTGACCGGCTCCACGCCGATCGACTTCGCCTATGCGATCCACACCGACATCGGGCACAAGACCGTCGGTGCCAAGGTCAACGGTCGCCTCGTTGCTCTCTCCGAAGAGCTGCACTCGGGCGAGACGGTCGAGATCTTCACGTCGAAGTCCGAATCGGCCGGTCCGTCGAAAGACTGGCTGCTGTTCGTCCGCACGCCGAAGGCGTCCAGCAAGATCAAGCAGTGGTTCTCTCGAGAGCGGCGCGAGGACGCCATCGCCCAGGGCCAGGACGACCTCCAGAAGGCGCTGCGCCGCGACGGTCTCCCGGTCCAGAAGATCCTCGGCTCGAACGTGCTCGAGACGGTGGCCGAGAAGCTCAACTACGCCGACGTCACGGCGCTCTACGCCGCGATCGGTGAACACCATGTCACCGGTCAATCCATCTCGGCTCGGGTCGCTCGCGAGCTCGAGTCGGCCAGCGGGAGCCGGGTCGAGGAGTCGATCCCTGCCACGGTGAATCGGCCTCGACGCCGCAGCCGCCAGGCCATCGGGGTTCACGTCGAGGGCCTCGACGACGTCCTCGTCCGGCTGTCACGCTGTTGCACGCCGGTGCCCGGCGACGAGATCGTCGGCTTCGTCACCCGAGGACGCGGCGTGTCGGTCCACCGATCCGACTGCGCCAACGCCCAATCGCTGGTCACCAGCCAGAACGACCGGGTCATCGACGTCGAATGGGACACCGAGCGAGAGGCCGGCTACTTCATTGCCTCGATCGAGGTGAAGGCCTACGACCGCTCACGGCTCCTGTCCGATGTCACGGCCCACTTCTCCGACAACCACATCAACATCCTGTCGGCCTCCACGCTCACCGGCACCGATCGCATCGCCCGATTGCGCTTCGACTTCGAGATCGCCGATCCGTCCCATCTCGAGAACCTGCTGCGCTCGCTGCGCAAGATCGACACCGTCTACGACGCCTACCGGATCATGCCCGGCAAAGGGGCGTAA
- the secF gene encoding protein translocase subunit SecF translates to MTLRDIFNNSSNIDFRPSWKFTLPLAGAVSLISAILIVVVGFNLSIDFEGGGIYEVQVPADVTVESARSVITETDVRIQIIENADGDSYVRVQTGAEQLDNSDQIISELVEVSGRTADEISINEVGPTWGDQITNKALRALVLFFIAVAVYLSLTLEWEMAVGAIVAVIHDLLLTAGVYVIVRFEVSPATVIALLTIMGYSLYDTVVVYDKVKENEAENTGRKPAELSDLVNTSMNQVLMRSINTTLTTVLPVVSMLVIGGLFLGGATLRDFALALFIGLLAGTYSSIFVASPLLVWLKQRMPEKPATDTKSKPSITPLGPTGLPR, encoded by the coding sequence ATGACGCTGCGCGACATCTTCAACAACAGCTCGAACATCGACTTCCGGCCATCGTGGAAGTTCACCCTGCCGCTCGCCGGAGCGGTCAGCCTGATCTCGGCGATCCTCATCGTCGTGGTCGGCTTCAACCTCAGCATCGACTTCGAGGGTGGCGGCATCTACGAGGTGCAGGTGCCTGCCGACGTCACGGTGGAATCCGCACGAAGTGTGATCACCGAGACCGACGTCCGTATCCAGATCATCGAGAACGCCGACGGCGACAGCTACGTTCGGGTGCAGACCGGCGCCGAGCAGCTCGACAACTCCGACCAGATCATCAGCGAGCTGGTCGAGGTCAGCGGGCGCACCGCCGACGAGATCTCGATCAACGAGGTCGGCCCCACCTGGGGCGATCAGATCACCAACAAGGCACTCCGTGCCCTGGTGCTGTTCTTCATCGCCGTGGCGGTCTACCTCTCGCTGACGCTCGAGTGGGAGATGGCCGTCGGTGCCATCGTCGCGGTGATCCACGACCTCCTGCTCACCGCCGGGGTGTACGTGATCGTGCGCTTCGAGGTGAGTCCCGCCACGGTGATCGCGCTGCTCACGATCATGGGGTACTCGCTCTACGACACCGTTGTGGTCTACGACAAGGTGAAGGAGAACGAGGCGGAGAACACCGGTAGAAAGCCGGCGGAATTGAGCGACCTCGTCAACACCTCGATGAACCAGGTGTTGATGCGTTCGATCAACACCACCCTCACCACGGTGCTCCCGGTGGTGTCGATGCTGGTCATCGGCGGCCTGTTCCTGGGGGGCGCGACCCTGCGGGACTTTGCCCTGGCCCTCTTCATCGGCCTGCTCGCCGGAACATATTCGTCGATCTTCGTTGCCTCGCCGCTACTCGTGTGGCTCAAGCAACGGATGCCGGAGAAGCCCGCAACGGACACCAAGTCCAAGCCGTCGATCACCCCGCTCGGACCGACCGGGCTGCCTCGCTAA
- the secD gene encoding protein translocase subunit SecD, protein MALPKLTGATGLVALSIAGIVYTVVAGNQPLLGLDLQGGVSVVYAPTEPASEETLDQTLEIIRERVDALGVAEPEISRQGQTIVVDLPGVDEQQRALDLVGQTAELRFRPVIQDLGPTIDPEILQQLQDEADSTSTTVEGETTTETSTATDETTTTTASDTTTTGADDEQGMAATRYRRQSETTTTTVAETTTSEASATDETTTTSEAAGDDTTDTTLEGEVTTDTTVTELTPEQEQLIAAVDAACGIDGTTPPEADLYDDYVVLDDIDGNRICLGPALLRGDTLESADVGFDGLQTWSVSPVFKSGAEGIDQFNAAAAKCYVSSPDPLVCPSGRLAIVLDGKVISAPNIQQPSFSRDQIQISGSFDEVSARNLALVLNYGALPVVLEAQQTRTVSATIGDDVLRAGIIAGLIGLAIVALYLLWYYRLAGMVAIGGLVMSFMLLWTIISWLGETRGLAITLSGVVGLIVSIGVSADSNIVYFENVKDTVAHGKARKLTTAVERAYQGAISTILKADVVSLIAAGLLYFLTVGAVRGFAFYLGIATFLDLIVAYVFMRPALMWIARRPAVVANPKLLGIRQTEGLDASSAKAGKRKGRSS, encoded by the coding sequence ATGGCGCTTCCCAAACTCACCGGTGCCACCGGGCTCGTCGCCCTCTCGATCGCCGGCATCGTCTACACCGTCGTGGCGGGCAACCAGCCGCTGCTGGGCCTCGACCTCCAGGGCGGTGTGTCGGTCGTCTATGCCCCCACCGAGCCGGCCAGCGAGGAGACCCTCGACCAGACGCTCGAGATCATCCGCGAGCGCGTGGACGCGCTCGGTGTCGCCGAGCCCGAGATTTCGCGTCAGGGCCAGACCATCGTGGTCGACCTGCCCGGTGTCGACGAGCAGCAGCGTGCGCTCGATCTCGTTGGCCAGACCGCCGAGTTGCGGTTCCGCCCGGTGATCCAAGACCTCGGTCCCACCATCGATCCCGAAATTCTGCAGCAGTTGCAGGACGAGGCAGACTCGACCTCCACCACGGTCGAGGGCGAGACCACCACCGAGACCTCCACGGCCACCGACGAGACCACCACCACGACGGCATCCGACACCACGACGACGGGGGCCGACGACGAGCAAGGCATGGCGGCCACCCGGTACCGCCGTCAGAGCGAGACCACGACCACCACGGTCGCCGAAACCACGACCTCCGAGGCCTCCGCGACCGACGAGACCACGACCACGTCCGAAGCCGCGGGCGACGACACCACCGACACGACGCTCGAGGGTGAGGTAACGACCGACACGACCGTCACCGAGCTGACCCCCGAACAGGAGCAGCTCATTGCTGCCGTCGACGCGGCCTGCGGGATCGATGGCACCACGCCGCCCGAGGCCGACCTCTACGACGACTACGTCGTGCTCGACGACATCGACGGCAACCGGATCTGTCTGGGTCCAGCGTTGCTTCGAGGCGACACCCTCGAGTCGGCCGACGTCGGCTTCGACGGGCTCCAGACCTGGTCGGTGAGCCCCGTGTTCAAGTCGGGGGCCGAGGGCATCGACCAGTTCAACGCCGCGGCGGCAAAGTGCTACGTCTCGAGCCCTGACCCCCTGGTTTGCCCCTCGGGTCGTCTCGCCATCGTCCTCGACGGCAAGGTGATCTCGGCGCCCAACATCCAGCAGCCGAGTTTCTCTCGCGACCAGATCCAGATCAGCGGCTCCTTCGATGAGGTGAGTGCCCGCAACCTGGCGCTGGTCCTGAACTACGGCGCCCTCCCGGTCGTGCTGGAAGCGCAGCAGACCCGCACCGTCTCGGCCACGATCGGCGACGACGTTCTTCGAGCCGGCATCATCGCCGGCCTCATCGGTCTCGCCATCGTGGCGCTCTACCTGCTCTGGTACTACCGCCTCGCAGGCATGGTCGCCATCGGCGGCCTGGTCATGTCGTTCATGCTGCTGTGGACCATCATCTCGTGGCTCGGTGAGACCCGGGGGCTCGCCATCACCCTCTCGGGTGTGGTCGGGCTCATCGTGTCGATCGGTGTCTCGGCCGACTCGAACATCGTCTACTTCGAGAACGTGAAGGACACCGTGGCCCACGGCAAGGCCCGAAAGCTCACCACGGCGGTCGAACGGGCCTACCAGGGGGCCATCTCCACCATCTTGAAGGCCGATGTGGTGAGCCTCATCGCCGCCGGCCTGCTCTACTTCCTCACGGTCGGCGCCGTGCGTGGTTTCGCCTTCTACCTCGGCATCGCAACCTTCCTCGACCTGATCGTGGCGTATGTCTTCATGCGTCCGGCGCTCATGTGGATTGCCCGGCGACCGGCGGTGGTGGCCAATCCGAAACTGCTGGGTATCCGCCAGACGGAAGGGCTCGATGCCTCGAGTGCCAAGGCCGGCAAGCGGAAGGGACGCTCGTCATGA
- the yajC gene encoding preprotein translocase subunit YajC: MYATLAIYAGIIAIFYVLVLLPQQRRQKATRELLAALSVGDEVVLESGIHGFISELENNVVWLEVAPNVELKVSRSAIASRLVTDAADKAES, from the coding sequence TTGTACGCCACCCTTGCCATCTATGCCGGCATCATCGCCATCTTCTATGTTCTCGTGCTGCTCCCGCAGCAGCGGCGCCAGAAGGCCACCCGCGAGCTGCTCGCCGCGCTCAGCGTCGGCGACGAGGTCGTCCTCGAGAGCGGCATCCACGGCTTCATCTCCGAGCTCGAGAACAACGTGGTGTGGCTCGAAGTCGCGCCAAACGTCGAGCTGAAGGTGTCACGGTCGGCCATCGCCAGCCGATTGGTCACCGACGCTGCAGACAAAGCAGAAAGCTGA
- the tgt gene encoding tRNA guanosine(34) transglycosylase Tgt yields the protein MKIVIDHTDGHARAGRMSNHRGEIATPVFMPVGTRGAVKTLDTGDLDRLGPPIVLGNTYHLMERPGGDLIEELGGLHRFMDWSGHMLTDSGGYQVFSLEPKVTEDHARFRSVYDGSYVELSPERSVKVQEQLGADIAMVLDVVPPLPSPRQVQVDALERTLRWAERSKAAHTRADQSQFGIVQGGTDVELREDSAKRTVEIGFDGYAVGGLSVGESRDEMLPALAAAMAHLPADQPRYFMGIGDPIGLVEAVAHGIDMFDCVLPTRLARHGTALTTQGRLNLKNLKFARDDGPIDPGFQHDLSGRYSRAYLRHLLVTNEPTAGRIISLHNLAYLAHLTDRMRAAIATGTFEALRAEIWATWS from the coding sequence ATGAAGATCGTCATCGACCACACCGACGGCCACGCCCGTGCCGGGCGGATGAGCAACCATCGGGGCGAGATCGCCACGCCGGTCTTCATGCCGGTCGGCACCCGTGGTGCGGTGAAGACGCTCGATACCGGCGACCTCGACCGACTCGGCCCGCCGATCGTCCTCGGCAACACGTATCACCTCATGGAACGCCCCGGTGGCGATCTGATCGAGGAGCTCGGCGGCCTGCACCGGTTCATGGACTGGTCGGGTCACATGCTGACCGACTCGGGCGGCTATCAGGTGTTCAGTCTCGAACCGAAGGTGACCGAGGATCACGCTCGGTTCCGCTCGGTTTACGACGGGAGCTACGTCGAACTCTCGCCCGAGCGTTCGGTCAAGGTGCAGGAACAGCTGGGGGCCGACATCGCCATGGTCCTCGACGTCGTGCCGCCGCTGCCGTCGCCTCGCCAGGTCCAGGTCGACGCCCTCGAACGCACCCTGCGGTGGGCGGAACGGTCCAAGGCGGCCCACACCAGGGCCGACCAGTCACAGTTCGGCATCGTGCAGGGAGGCACCGACGTCGAGCTGCGGGAGGACTCCGCGAAACGGACCGTCGAGATCGGCTTCGACGGCTACGCCGTTGGCGGGTTGTCGGTCGGAGAGTCCCGTGACGAGATGCTGCCGGCGCTCGCCGCCGCCATGGCGCACCTTCCCGCCGATCAGCCCCGCTACTTCATGGGCATCGGCGACCCGATCGGCCTCGTCGAGGCCGTCGCGCATGGCATCGACATGTTCGACTGCGTGCTACCCACCAGGCTGGCCCGGCACGGGACGGCACTGACCACGCAAGGTCGACTCAACCTGAAGAACCTCAAGTTCGCCCGCGACGACGGCCCGATCGACCCCGGCTTCCAACACGATTTGTCGGGGCGGTACTCCCGGGCCTACCTCCGACACCTCCTGGTCACCAACGAGCCGACCGCGGGCCGGATCATCTCGCTCCACAACCTCGCCTACCTCGCCCACCTCACCGACCGAATGCGTGCGGCCATCGCCACCGGTACCTTCGAGGCGTTGCGGGCCGAGATCTGGGCCACCTGGAGCTGA
- the queA gene encoding tRNA preQ1(34) S-adenosylmethionine ribosyltransferase-isomerase QueA: protein MRAPLKTAWFDYELPATAIAQHPAEPRDAARLLVDRGPATPADHHIVRDLPDLLQPGDLVVVNDTKVLPARLHLVKATQGAVEVLLLEPTGHHRQWRALVRPGRRVKAGTELFVPGATDEAPVVVVDDVLDDGRRVVTVHDDDLMTRVGEMPLPPYITEPLDDPDRYQTVFAREPGSVAAPTAGLHLTDEVLRRLADRGVDIARVELRVGLGTFRPISTDEVADHTMHTEQYRVEPDTWERIRGARRVVAVGTTVVRTLESVAATGALSGDTSLFISRGYPWQVVDVLMTNFHVPRSSLLVLVDAFMGDRWRALYDTAIAEGYRMLSFGDAMLIERESIERESIEHESIERQPSERESTQEPDA from the coding sequence GTGCGCGCCCCCTTGAAGACTGCGTGGTTCGACTACGAACTCCCCGCAACCGCGATCGCCCAGCATCCGGCCGAACCCCGCGACGCAGCGCGCCTCCTCGTCGACCGGGGGCCGGCGACGCCCGCCGATCATCACATCGTCCGTGACCTGCCCGACCTCCTGCAGCCGGGCGACCTGGTCGTGGTCAACGACACCAAGGTGCTCCCGGCCCGGCTCCACCTGGTGAAGGCGACGCAGGGGGCGGTCGAGGTCCTGCTGCTCGAACCGACGGGCCATCACCGCCAGTGGCGAGCCCTCGTCCGGCCGGGGCGGCGAGTCAAGGCGGGCACCGAGCTGTTCGTGCCGGGTGCGACCGACGAGGCCCCAGTGGTCGTGGTCGATGACGTCCTCGACGACGGCCGGCGCGTCGTCACCGTGCACGACGACGACCTCATGACCCGGGTCGGCGAGATGCCGCTGCCGCCGTACATCACCGAACCGCTCGACGACCCCGACCGCTACCAGACGGTTTTCGCCCGCGAACCCGGGTCGGTGGCAGCTCCGACGGCGGGGCTCCACCTGACCGACGAGGTGCTGAGGCGGCTCGCCGATCGTGGCGTCGACATCGCCCGGGTAGAACTGCGAGTCGGTCTCGGCACCTTCCGCCCGATCAGCACCGACGAGGTCGCCGACCACACGATGCACACCGAGCAGTACCGGGTCGAACCCGACACGTGGGAGCGCATTCGTGGTGCCCGACGCGTCGTTGCGGTCGGCACCACCGTCGTTCGCACGCTCGAGTCGGTGGCCGCAACCGGAGCACTGTCCGGTGACACCAGCCTGTTCATCAGCCGTGGCTACCCGTGGCAGGTCGTCGACGTTCTGATGACCAACTTCCACGTTCCTCGCTCGTCGCTGCTCGTGCTGGTCGATGCCTTCATGGGTGATCGGTGGCGGGCGCTGTACGACACCGCGATCGCCGAGGGCTACCGCATGCTGAGCTTTGGTGACGCCATGTTGATCGAGCGCGAGTCGATCGAGCGCGAGTCGATCGAGCACGAGTCGATCGAGCGGCAGCCGAGCGAGCGGGAGTCAACCCAGGAGCCAGACGCATGA
- the ruvB gene encoding Holliday junction branch migration DNA helicase RuvB, with protein MPRDEWIAPEPREPERPGGVLDESSLRPRMLEEFVGQAELKERLSVILEAARLRGAAADHLLFGGPPGLGKTTLAGIVANELGSHLHITSGPAIERAGDLASILTKLEPGDVLFIDEIHRLPRAVEEVLYPAMEDRQIDVLLGKGPAARSIRFELEAFTMVGATTRTGLITGPLRDRFGFSFRLEFYSPSDLEAIVMRAAALRDVQIDQPGAHEIARRSRGTPRIAIRLLHRVQDYAEVRSHGRVDAESASDGLALFGIDELGLDKVDRQLLENLCGHFGGGPVGLSTLAISIAEPTETVEDVIEPFLIQQGLLVRTPRGRVATAAAWRHIGRTPPADLDRPGGLGQQELLGDD; from the coding sequence ATGCCGAGAGACGAATGGATCGCGCCCGAGCCCCGAGAGCCGGAGCGGCCCGGCGGCGTGCTCGACGAGTCGAGCCTCCGACCCCGCATGCTGGAGGAGTTCGTCGGCCAGGCCGAGCTGAAGGAACGCCTCAGTGTGATCCTCGAAGCCGCCCGCCTCCGGGGTGCGGCGGCCGACCACCTGCTGTTCGGCGGACCACCGGGCCTGGGCAAGACCACGCTGGCCGGCATCGTCGCCAACGAACTCGGCTCGCACCTCCACATCACCTCCGGTCCCGCCATCGAACGCGCCGGCGACCTCGCGTCGATCCTCACCAAGCTCGAACCCGGCGACGTGCTCTTCATCGACGAGATCCATCGGTTGCCCCGGGCCGTCGAAGAGGTGCTGTATCCGGCGATGGAGGACCGCCAGATCGACGTCCTCCTCGGCAAGGGCCCGGCGGCCCGCAGCATCCGTTTCGAGCTCGAGGCCTTCACCATGGTCGGGGCCACCACCCGCACCGGCCTCATCACCGGTCCGCTGCGTGACCGCTTCGGGTTCTCGTTCCGGCTCGAGTTCTACTCACCGAGCGACCTCGAGGCCATCGTCATGCGAGCGGCGGCTCTGCGAGACGTCCAGATCGATCAACCAGGTGCGCACGAGATCGCTCGACGCAGCCGGGGAACGCCCCGCATCGCCATCCGGCTGCTGCATCGAGTCCAGGACTATGCCGAGGTCCGCAGCCACGGGCGAGTCGACGCCGAGAGCGCATCCGACGGCCTCGCCCTGTTCGGCATCGACGAACTCGGCCTCGACAAGGTCGACCGACAACTGCTCGAAAACCTCTGCGGCCACTTTGGCGGTGGACCCGTCGGCCTGTCGACCCTGGCCATCAGCATCGCTGAGCCCACCGAAACGGTCGAAGACGTGATCGAACCGTTCCTGATCCAGCAGGGCCTGCTTGTTCGCACCCCACGCGGGCGAGTTGCCACCGCCGCGGCATGGCGTCACATCGGCCGCACCCCACCCGCCGACCTCGACCGCCCGGGAGGCCTCGGGCAGCAAGAACTGCTCGGCGACGATTGA
- the ruvA gene encoding Holliday junction branch migration protein RuvA: MIGLLRGRIVEREHHLAGSGAEVIVDTSGDTGGLGYRVTVTPATAAAFEPGQSVVLHIHHHFWEADQRLFGFVTKDERLAFESLLAAHKVGPALALAIIATFDPGALAQVLNDDDIDALCTVPGVGKKTAQRLLVDLKSSLVLPVLDGGGAPAVAAAAGAGGGALADVREALASLGYGADEVAQATKSLTAEQIDAAGDDSGVLLKLALRALAGA; this comes from the coding sequence GTGATCGGACTCCTCCGCGGACGCATCGTCGAACGAGAGCATCACCTTGCCGGGTCGGGTGCCGAGGTCATCGTCGACACCTCCGGCGACACCGGCGGGTTGGGCTACCGGGTCACGGTCACGCCGGCCACCGCGGCGGCGTTCGAGCCCGGCCAGTCGGTCGTGCTGCACATCCATCACCATTTCTGGGAGGCCGACCAGCGCCTCTTCGGGTTCGTCACCAAAGACGAGCGGCTCGCCTTCGAGAGCCTGCTCGCCGCCCACAAGGTCGGCCCGGCGTTGGCCTTGGCGATCATCGCCACCTTCGATCCCGGTGCGCTGGCCCAGGTGCTGAACGACGACGACATCGACGCCCTGTGCACCGTGCCGGGCGTGGGCAAGAAGACCGCCCAGCGGCTCCTCGTCGATCTCAAATCGAGTTTGGTGCTGCCGGTGCTCGACGGTGGCGGTGCACCAGCAGTCGCAGCTGCGGCCGGCGCAGGTGGCGGTGCGCTCGCCGATGTCCGCGAAGCGCTCGCCAGCCTCGGCTACGGCGCCGACGAGGTAGCCCAGGCCACGAAGTCGCTCACGGCGGAACAGATCGATGCCGCTGGTGACGACTCGGGCGTCCTGCTCAAGCTGGCGCTGCGGGCGTTGGCAGGAGCCTGA